A DNA window from Oligoflexia bacterium contains the following coding sequences:
- a CDS encoding UvrD-helicase domain-containing protein, which yields MSRIASWTHNLNPEQCKAALHNEGPLLILAGAGSGKTTVLVTRTGRLIDEKRAAPKEICVLTFTNKSARELKNRVTAKLGDQAQGVWAGTFHSFGLQILRQFHKEAGLPKFFGILDSSDSQSLVKEIMRNFNLSGKIDFDAGKLLSVMGNMRALGKSENPQDDEYSTAAEWCLPKYMKKLSQLGVVDFDNLIQKPLELFDKSKEVKERVQNAFKFVMVDEFQDTNKPQLALVTNVVEKHLNIAVVGDDDQSIYGWRGACIENILTFPSYYEKCAVVRLERNYRSTPAILNLANAVISKNEKRHAKKLKSDPNAQEGILPEVFVYESEEEEVERVIGEITNLKQSGREHHEFAILFRSNSQGALLEAEMRKQGIPHQITGGTAFFDRKEIRDILAYLRSAIRPNEVSFRRILNVPSRGIGEATVDLIAESSSQNKTSFYKAAKEWRNSEINENAGLSIDQLIKDLDSLVPDLVATDSTPGDKLINFLTHIGYKNYLEKESKDSLAFSKRWGLVGIFAQVLNKFAAHSGRTEKTIKGFIDAMELRDNQDEEDKSSVSLMTLHSCKGLEFPIVFMVGIEEDVIPHRTLGSDISEERRLFYVGVTRAQERLILSRARQRKRHGKLIPSAPSRFLLEIPKELYKEYELGWRPLSGDARKSLLEDLYKKLAFDATNETGKL from the coding sequence ATGTCTCGTATAGCATCATGGACACACAACCTTAATCCAGAGCAATGCAAAGCTGCACTTCATAACGAAGGGCCGCTCCTTATTCTTGCAGGCGCTGGTTCAGGTAAAACCACAGTACTGGTAACACGGACAGGGCGTCTTATTGACGAGAAAAGAGCTGCACCCAAAGAGATCTGTGTGCTTACATTCACAAATAAATCAGCTCGTGAACTTAAAAATCGTGTGACGGCAAAACTTGGCGACCAAGCGCAAGGGGTTTGGGCTGGAACATTTCATTCTTTTGGGCTTCAAATTCTTCGGCAATTTCACAAAGAGGCGGGGCTTCCTAAGTTTTTTGGAATACTTGATTCATCTGACAGCCAATCTCTTGTTAAAGAAATCATGAGAAACTTTAACCTTAGTGGAAAAATAGATTTTGATGCTGGTAAGTTATTATCTGTAATGGGTAACATGCGAGCCCTTGGAAAATCTGAGAACCCTCAAGACGATGAATACAGTACGGCGGCAGAATGGTGTCTGCCCAAGTACATGAAAAAATTAAGTCAATTGGGAGTTGTTGATTTTGATAATCTCATTCAAAAACCTTTAGAGCTTTTTGATAAATCTAAAGAGGTTAAAGAACGGGTACAAAACGCTTTTAAGTTTGTGATGGTCGATGAATTTCAAGACACCAATAAACCACAACTGGCTTTGGTAACAAATGTTGTTGAAAAACATCTTAATATTGCTGTGGTGGGCGATGATGATCAATCAATTTACGGGTGGCGTGGGGCATGTATTGAAAATATTTTAACTTTCCCGAGTTATTATGAAAAGTGTGCCGTAGTGAGGCTTGAGCGCAATTACAGATCAACTCCTGCAATTTTAAATTTGGCAAATGCTGTGATTTCAAAAAACGAGAAACGTCATGCTAAAAAATTAAAATCAGATCCAAATGCTCAAGAAGGTATTTTACCTGAAGTTTTTGTCTATGAATCTGAAGAAGAAGAAGTTGAAAGAGTGATTGGTGAAATCACAAATCTCAAACAAAGCGGCAGAGAACACCACGAGTTTGCAATTTTATTTAGGTCAAATAGTCAAGGAGCACTGCTTGAAGCTGAAATGCGCAAACAAGGTATTCCTCATCAAATCACAGGGGGCACTGCATTTTTTGACCGTAAAGAAATTAGAGATATTTTAGCGTATTTAAGATCAGCTATTCGGCCTAATGAAGTTAGCTTTAGACGTATTCTCAATGTTCCTTCTCGTGGTATCGGAGAAGCTACTGTAGATCTAATAGCTGAATCCTCGAGTCAAAATAAAACATCTTTTTATAAAGCAGCAAAAGAGTGGAGAAATTCAGAGATTAATGAAAATGCGGGTCTTAGTATTGATCAATTGATAAAAGATCTCGACAGTCTTGTTCCTGATCTGGTTGCGACTGATTCAACGCCTGGTGATAAACTTATTAATTTTCTCACTCATATTGGGTACAAAAATTATCTTGAAAAAGAATCAAAAGATTCTCTAGCTTTTTCAAAGCGCTGGGGGCTTGTTGGAATATTTGCGCAAGTGCTTAATAAATTCGCAGCGCACAGTGGTCGCACTGAAAAAACCATTAAAGGTTTTATTGATGCCATGGAGCTTCGTGATAATCAAGATGAAGAAGATAAATCTTCTGTGAGTTTGATGACTCTGCATTCGTGTAAAGGTTTAGAATTTCCAATAGTTTTTATGGTTGGTATTGAAGAAGATGTAATACCCCATCGAACTCTCGGGTCAGATATTAGTGAGGAGCGCAGGCTTTTTTATGTAGGTGTGACGCGTGCTCAGGAACGCTTAATTCTCAGTCGTGCTAGGCAGCGCAAGCGTCACGGAAAACTTATTCCTTCAGCACCATCAAGATTTTTATTGGAAATTCCTAAAGAACTTTACAAAGAATATGAACTTGGTTGGCGCCCATTGTCAGGAGATGCTAGAAAATCGCTTCTAGAGGATCTTTATAAAAAACTAGCCTTTGATGCTACAAATGAAACTGGGAAACTATAA